The following are encoded together in the Cervus elaphus chromosome 23, mCerEla1.1, whole genome shotgun sequence genome:
- the LOC122681230 gene encoding filensin-like, with amino-acid sequence MSPTTVLEEAIRDAHECDDEIQLYNEQIDTLWKEIEEVERSLERSSYDCQQLVVTQQTLRNKLDQYHRVIENEGNRWGRGGQSLWVQNHLLAPRFSMSGGVYLAWGAGGKDLTRAVQDITAVKPRRKDLPKNLPRKKEDRADEILEETPLRGPEDMKPGREVLKEEGESKLEPGDEEASPPTQEGAPEDVPDGGKISKAFEKLGKMIKEKVKGPREPEPPTDLYTKGRYVMVSGDASFIDPGFCVFSAPVRGGMVVSKGDDSVRPDGGLEPSPQQPEPSLEDGQGPPPEKEDNRHPPTLHPADKGDEKNAKKLEGLQGKQDGQKEEEGARGPCPMVAPGPEGPSTPRSQGPQVTLGGPEGHGAQSSSRPARSPPRKLAYEKVEVMESIEKFSTESIQTYEETAVIVETTIEKTKANKKKLGEKGSSSA; translated from the exons ATGAGCCCG ACCACAGTCCTGGAAGAAGCCATCAGAGATGCCCACGAGTGTGATGACGAGATTCAGCTCTACAACGAGCAGATCGACACCCTGTGGAAGGAGATTGAAGAggtggagaggagcctggagaggtcATCCTACGACTGCCAGCAGCTGGTGGTCACCCAGCAGACTCTGAGGAACAAGTTGGACCAGTATCATCGCGTCATCGAGAATGAAGGCAACAGGTGGGGTCGGGGTGGGCAGAGCCTGTGGGTACAGAACCACTTACTTGCTCCACGTTTTTCCAT GAGTGGCGGTGTTTATCTGGCTTGGGGTGCAGGGGG caaagatcTCACCAGGGCTGTGcaggatataactgcagtgaaaCCAAGACGCAAAGACCTTCCCAAGAACCTTCCgaggaaaaaggaagacagaGCAGATGAAATTCTGGAAGAGACACCGCTGAGAGGTCCAGAGGACATGAAGCCAGGGCGGGAGGTGCTCAAAGAAGAGGGCGAGTCTAAGCTTGAACCGGGGGATGAAGAAGCAAGTCCCCCAACCCAGGAAGGGGCTCCGGAGGATGTCCCAGATGGAGGCAAGATAAGCAAAGCCTTTGAGAAGCTAGGCAAGATGATCAAGGAGAAGGTGAAAGGCCCCAGAGAACCCGAGCCCCCCACTGACCTGTACACCAAAGGGCGGTACGTGATGGTCTCTGGAGATGCCAGTTTCATAGATCCTGGCTTCTGTGTCTTCTCCGCCCCAGTCAGAGGGGGCATGGTGGTTTCTAAGGGTGACGACTCTGTGCGTCCTGACGGTGGCTTGGAACCCTCTCCCCAGCAGCCTGAACCCTCTCTGGAGGACGGACAGGGGCCTCCCCCGGAGAAAGAAGACA ACAGACACCCCCCTACCCTGCACCCTGCAGACAAAGGGGATGAGAAAAATGCCAAAAAACTGGAGGGCCTCCAGGGGAAACAGGATggccagaaggaggaggagggggccagAGGGCCCTGTCCCATGGTGGCACCTGGTCCAGAGGGGCCATCTACACCCCGGTCTCAAGGGCCTCAGGTCACTCTGGGTGGGCCCGAAGGGCATGGGGCTCAGAGCAGCAGCCGGCCGGCGAGAAGCCCTCCCAGGAAGCTGGCCTACGAgaaggtggaggtgatggaatccatAGAGAAGTTTTCCACTGAGAGCATCCAGACGTACGAAGAGACTGCTGTCATTGTGGAGACCACGATTGAAAAGACGAAGGCAAACAAGAAGAAACTGGGAGAGAAGGGATCCTCCAGTGCCTGA